A stretch of the Nicotiana tabacum cultivar K326 chromosome 6, ASM71507v2, whole genome shotgun sequence genome encodes the following:
- the LOC107762082 gene encoding cytochrome P450 71A2-like — MIRNKKGEDSGGEAKDLMDVLLEIQNGNETGFPLQRDSLKALLLDTFAAGTDTTYTTLEWIMTELLRHPRIMEKLQNEVRQLVQGKSEITEDDLGNMQYLKAVIKETLRFHPPIPLLVPRESMEDAKLLGYHIPAKTQVIINAWTIGRDPLSWDNPEEYRPERFLNSNIDVKGLNFELIPFGAGRRGCPGIAFANVVNELAIARLVHKFNFALPEGIKGEDLDMTEGTGITIRRKSPLLAVATPCSS; from the exons ATGATTAGGAACAAGAAAGGAGAAGACAGTGGGGGTGAAGCTAAAGACTTAATGGACGTTTTGTTGGAAATTCAGAATGGAAATGAAACAGGCTTTCCTCTTCAGAGGGATTCATTGAAAGCTCTTCTACTG GATACATTTGCTGCTGGTACGGATACAACTTATACAACTCTGGAGTGGATAATGACAGAGCTTTTGAGGCATCCAAGAATCATGGAGAAATTACAGAATGAAGTGCGACAATTAGTCCAAGGAAAATCAGAGATAACAGAGGATGACTTAGGAAATATGCAGTATCTAAAAGCAGTGATCAAAGAGACTCTTAGATTCCATCCACCGATTCCACTACTAGTCCCTCGAGAATCAATGGAAGACGCAAAATTGCTAGGCTACCACATACCTGCTAAAACTCAAGTCATTATCAATGCTTGGACAATCGGAAGAGATCCTTTGTCGTGGGATAATCCGGAGGAGTACCGACCAGAGAGGTTCTTGAATAGTAATATTGATGTCAAAGGACTAAATTTTGAGTTGATTCCCTTTGGAGCAGGCAGAAGGGGCTGCCCAGGAATTGCTTTTGCTAATGTGGTAAATGAGCTAGCAATAGCAAGGCTTGTACACAAGTTCAATTTTGCATTACCAGAAGGGATAAAAGGGGAGGATTTGGATATGACTGAAGGCACTGGCATCACTATTCGTAGGAAGTCACCTTTGCTAGCAGTGGCCACTCCTTGCTCTAGTTAG